The following DNA comes from Thermus islandicus DSM 21543.
CTCGTCCTGGTGGAAAGCGACCCCCTGGACGTGGTCCTGGCCCTCCGCCTCGCCCGGGCCACCTACGCCAAGATGGTGCAGAACCTCGCGGGCCCAAGCCCGCATGGGGTGGGAGGATCGGCCTGTCCCGCAGGCTGGGGGTAGACTGAGGGCATGGACCTAAGCGCCCTAAGGGAGGACTTTCCCCTCCTTGCCCGCCATCCCGGGCTCGTCTACCTGGACTCCGCCGCCACAAGCCAGAAGCCCAAGAGGGTCCTCGAGGCCCTCAGGCGCTACTATGAGGAGCAAAACGCCAACGTGCACCGGGGAGCCTACGGCCTCTCCGTGGCCGCCACCGAGGCCTACGAGGAGGCGCGCCGCCGCATGGCCCGCTTCCTGAACGCCGAACCCCGGGAGGTCGTCTTCGTACGCAACACCACCGAAGCCATGAACCTCGTGGCCTACGCCTGGGGCCTAAGGAACCTCAAAGAGGGGGACGAGATCCTGGTCACCGAGATGGAGCACCACGCGGGCCTCGTGCCCTGGCACCTGGTGGCGGGGCTCAAGGGGGCCAAGGTGAGGGCCATCCCCCTCACCGAGGAAGGGCGGTTGGACCTCTCCCATCTGGACGCCCTCCTCACGGAGAGGACCCGGGTGGTCTCCCTGGTCCACATGTCCAACGTCCTCGGCACCATCAATCCCGTGGCGGAGATCGCCAAAAGGGCCAAGGAGGCAGGGGCCCTGGTGGTGGTGGACGGGGCCCAAAGCGCCCCCCACCTCCCCGTGGACGTGAAGGCCTTGGGAGCGGACTTTTTCGCCCTCTCCGGCCACAAGATGCTGGGGCCCACGGGGGCTGGGGTGCTCTGGGGCCGGTACGAGGTGTGGGAAGGCCTCATGCCCTTCCTGGGCGGGGGGGAGATGATCCTCGAGGTCCACGTGGACCGCTCCACCTACGCCCCTCCGCCCCAGCGCTTTGAGGCGGGCACCCCCCCCATCGCCGAGGCTATCGCCCTGGGGGAGGCGGCCTGTTACCTCATGGAGATAGGGATGGAGAAGGTCTTTGCCCACGACC
Coding sequences within:
- a CDS encoding aminotransferase class V-fold PLP-dependent enzyme gives rise to the protein MDLSALREDFPLLARHPGLVYLDSAATSQKPKRVLEALRRYYEEQNANVHRGAYGLSVAATEAYEEARRRMARFLNAEPREVVFVRNTTEAMNLVAYAWGLRNLKEGDEILVTEMEHHAGLVPWHLVAGLKGAKVRAIPLTEEGRLDLSHLDALLTERTRVVSLVHMSNVLGTINPVAEIAKRAKEAGALVVVDGAQSAPHLPVDVKALGADFFALSGHKMLGPTGAGVLWGRYEVWEGLMPFLGGGEMILEVHVDRSTYAPPPQRFEAGTPPIAEAIALGEAACYLMEIGMEKVFAHDRSLLEYALSRLAEIPELKVYGPKGPDRGGVIPFTLGRLHAHDLATFLDQEGIAVRAGHHCAQPLHRKLGLAATARASFYLYNTQEEVDRLAEALLRIRTRYRAWL